GAAGCGCTCCCCTGCTTCGAAGCATCCTCCGCCATCTCTGGCGGTGCCGGCACTTTTTGGCCGTTGCCGGGTTTGGTCCACACCGCCACATAGTCCACCACCATGGAGTGGCCTGGCTCGGTATCCGGCGTAGGCGTGGGTTTCCAGCCGGCCATCACGAACGAGAAGCCGCCGCCCATCGCTACGTCGAGCAGCATGAAGTGACCGCGCTGCCGGGTGATTTCGCGCCAGGTTTCCGCGGGCATCTGATTTTCCGCCACCTGATTGACCAATTGCCCGTCGACGAACCAGCGCAGTTGTTCCGGTGAGACACTGCGGTTCCATTCGAAGGTGAAGGTGTGCGGGCCTGCGGTGCAGGCTTCATGCGGGCAGGGCAGGCGACTGCCGATGCCGATCGGTTCGCCACAAGGGCCGCCTGGGTTGATGCCGCAGTGCAGGATGCCCCAGACAGCATCGAGCCCATTGACGCTTTCCATAATGTCGAACTCACTGGAGTCCGGCCATTTCATGTTGGTGCGGTAGTTGCTACCCAATGCCCAGAACGCGGGCCAGTAACCCAGCGCTTTCAATCCCGTCACGTCGGGCATTTGAATGCGGGCTTCCATGCGCAGCATGCCACCTTCCGCCACGGTAAAGTCGTCGCGAATTGTTTCGATGCGTCCGGACGTCCATTGGCCGTTCGCATCCCGCTGTGGTGTGATCAGCAGATGGCCCTTGCCGTCCAGATGAAGATTGGCCGGATGGGTGGTAAATCGTTCGATCTCGGAGGTACCCCAGTTGATCGGGCCATTCGGATACTGATGCCCCGTGTCGACGCGCCAATGGGTTGTCGAAGGCAGCGAGCCCGGGGTACCCGCGAAATTGTCGCCCCATTGCAGCACCCAGCCTTTCGGCGCGGGCAGGTCGGTGGCCTGTGTGAGCTGAGGGATACTGGTCAGGCTCGCCACGAGGGACAGTGCTGCGATGGGAACGGGGCGGACGATGATCTTTTTTATCTGCATAAACTTCAAACCGTCACGGGCCCGGACTCAAGGGCAAATGCTGCGAATGGGGGAACCCTGTGCGTATGTTTAATGTGTTCGGCACGGGGAAGCAAATCTGTAGCACCGGACTCATGCTTGTTAAGCTGGCCGTTTGACTGGAACGCCTGGGAGAGCCCTTATGAAATCGCGCGCCGCCGTTGCCTTTGCGCCGGGCAAACCGCTGGAAATCGTCGAGATCGACGTGGCGCCGCCCAAGGCGGGCGAGGTGCTGGTGAAGATCACGCACACCGGCGTGTGCCATACGGATGCCTTCACACTCTCGGGCGACGATCCGGAAGGCATCTTCCCGGCCGTGCTGGGCCATGAAGGTGGCGGCATCGTGATGGAAGTGGGCGAGGGCGTCACCACGCTCAAGCCTGGCGATCACGTGATTCCGCTCTACACGGCCGAATGTGGCCAGTGCAAGTTCTGCCTTTCCGGCAAAACCAATCTCTGCCAGGCCGTGCGCGCCACGCAAGGCAAAGGACTGATGCCGGATGGCAGCACGCGCTTCTCCTACCAGGGCAAACCGGTCTATCACTACATGGGCACCAGCACCTTCAGCGAATACACGGTGGTGCCGGAAATTTCGCTGGCAAAAATCGATGAACGGGCGCCGCTGGAAAAGGTGTGCCTGCTCGGCTGCGGGGTGACCACCGGCATTGGCGCCGTGCATAACACGGCCAAGGTCGAACTGGGCGCCACAGTGGCGGTATTCGGCTTGGGGGGCATTGGCTTGGCGGTGATTCAGGGCGCGGTGCAGGCCAAGGCTGGACGCATTCTCGCCATCGACACCAATCCCGCCAAGTTCGAACTGGCGCGTGAGATGGGCGCGACCGATGTCATCAATCCCAAGGATCACGACAAACCAATCCAAGACGTGATCGTCGCCATGACCGATGGCGGTGTCGATTACAGCTTCGAGTGCATCGGCAATGTCGATGTCATGCGCGCCGCGCTGGAGTGCTGCCACAAGGGCTGGGGTGAAAGCATCATCATCGGTGTTGCCGGAGCCGGCAAGGAAATTCACACGCGCCCGTTCCAGCTCGTCACCGGCCGCGTGTGGCGCGGCAGCGCGTTCGGTGGCGTGAAGGGCCGCAGCCAGTTGCCGGGCATGGTGCGGCAGGCGATGCGCGGCGAGATCCGCCTCGATCCGTTCATTACCCACACACTGCCGCTGGAGCGCATCAACGAAGCCTTCGACTTGATGCATGAAGGCAAGTCGATCCGCACTGTCATCCATTTTTGATCGGAGCACGCTTATGTCACTGGAACGCCTTGAACACCGAGCCTGCTTTCGCACACTTGTGCCACTCATCTCGTTTACGTTTGCCGCCGTCGTCAATGCTGCCGGTGCAGTGGGTGGTCAGCCGACATGCTCGGCCACAGGCACGCCTCCGCTCCAAACCGTTGAACCTGTCACTGAACGGCCAAGTTGCAAAGACGGGCAGGTGCTGTCTTTCGATCAAAATGGCGTGACGCGTTATGCCTGCCTCAGCCTGCCACCACACACCGCCGCTGGTGCGATGAAATGGCCAATGATCGTCTACTTGCATGGCTCGATGACCACGCCTGACAGCCTGTATCGAGATGGCCGTGCGCTATATGAGTTGAGTCGTGATTACCCGTTATCGGCGCATGTTGGCACCAAGGGTTTTATCCTGCTGGCGCCGGAAGGCCGGCGAGCCAAGCCTTGGGCATCGGATAGCCCGCATACGGGAACAGGCTTTCACTGGGACGAGTGGCAGCGCGATCCATCGAAGAATCTTGATGTGCAAGCCATCGACCACTTTATTGATCAAGTAGTTGCCATGGGCCTGGTCGATGCGAAGCAGATCTACGTGTTCGGTTGGAGCAATGGTGCGAATATGGCGGTGCTGTATGGCGCATGGCGCGCTGACCGCATCGCTGCGGTGGGCCAGTACGCTGGCGCCGATCCCTGGCAGCGTACACCTTGCCCCGTGGACATGCCGCAGGGCAGGCAGGTACCGCTTACGCTGCTGCGAAACATGTGCGATGCACTGGCTACGTGCAGCGTCACCAGCAGTTGGAGCGACACATTGGATAAGCAACACTGGCCGCTGCGGCGGGTCGACTTGAGCCTGGATGGCAAGGACGCTGGGCCGAACGCGCAGTGTGTTCTCCGGTGCGGGAAAGCACGTGGCCTATACGAACATATTCGCTGGCCACAGGAGACGGTACTGGCGGACGGGATGCTGGAGTTCTTCAAGGAACATCCACTTCCTTGAAGACCTGACGCCTGCTGTCTATGCAGTGGCGGGATTCATTTATTCGGAGCCATTCATTTTCCGCTCGTTCTTGTGAAGTTACACTTCGGCCCTTGACGCAACATGGGCATTTGCTGTGAATCAAGCCATAAACGCACCCGCTACCGTATTCCTACTGGACGTCGACAACACCTTGCTGGACAACGATCGTTTCGCGTCCGACCTGTGTGCCTATCTCGTGCAGCAATTCGGCCAGGAAGAGTGCGATCGCTACTGGTCCGTTTACGAGCAATTGCGCGATACCGTGGGTTATGCCGATTACCTCGGCGCGCTGCAGCACTTCAGGCGCGACAAGGATGTGCGCCCCGGTTTGCTCGCCACCTCTACATGGTTGCTCGACTATCCCTTCAAGGAGCGCGTGTTTCCGCAGGCGCTTTCCACCATCGACACATTGAACCAGCTTGGCCTTGCCGTGATCCTGTCGGATGGTGATATCGTGTTCCAGCCACACAAGATCGATCGTGCTGGCATCTACGGAGCTTCGCGCGGCGAAGTGCTGATCTTTGTGCACAAAGAGCTTGCGCTGGATGCCATGCAGGCACGTTACCCTGCGGCTCATTACGTGATGGCGGATGACAAGCCGAATCTTCTCGCCGCGATGAAACGCAGCCTGGGTGACAAACTCACCACCGTTTTCGTGCGTCAGGGACACTACGCCGCGCAGGCGAAACTAGCCAGCCTGCATCCCGCGCCGGACTACACCATCGACAAGATCGCTGACCTGCAGGCGCTGGCCGCCGAGTTGGTGCATACCCTGGCCTGAACAAGGCGCGGCCGGCACAGTTGCCTTAATAGTTTCCGTACAACACCCCCTGCACTAAGCTCAGACCTCAAGATGCCTGTTGCCTGGGCAATGTTGCGAGGGGTGTCATGGCTCACGTCGAGTTGAGGACGGTTGTCCACGTCGATAACGAGTGGCGCCGCTGGATCGCGGAAAATCTGTTACTGGATGGTTCGCCACAAGGCATTTACGAGCAGATGCTGCGGGCTGGCATTGCGCACGAAGAGGCGCTCCGGGAGCTTCAGCAGGCTATGGCCAGTCCATACGTAGCGGGTGCGCAGCGGCTGAGAAATCGCCTGGCCAAGCATGATTGGGTGCTCGATACCCAGCGCCACATGAATCGCCTGCGCGATACAGAGGTGCCGCGGCGTCACAAGCTTTCACGCGAGGCATTCCTCGACGGGTATTACACCGCGGGCCGGCCGGTCATCATCACCGGCATGATGGAAGACTGGCCTGCCATGACGAAGTGGGGACTCGATTACTTCAAGGAGCGCTGCGGCGATCGCGACGTGGAGATCCAGTTCGGCCGCGATTCGAATGATCAATACGAACTGCACAAAACCGCGCATCGCAAGACGATGCTGTTCGGCGATTATGTCGAGCTTGTGCGCAACGTTGGTCGCAGCAACAATTTCTACATGACAGCCTACAACGAAGGGCAGAATCGCAAAGCCTTGGATGTGTTGTGGCAAGACATCGCGCAGATGCCTGAATACCTCACCAGTACGGGTTTGACCAGGGGTTTTCTGTGGTTTGGCCCATCCGGCACCATCACACCGTTCCACCATGACCTGACCAACAACTTCATGGCGCAGGTGATCGGTCGCAAGCGCGTATTGATGATGCCTGCGTGCGAGATCGCCCATGTCTACAACCATGAACACTGCTTTACGCATGTGGATGGGCGGCAGATCGATCTGGAACGTTATCCGCACATGCGTGATGTACAGGTGCTTTCCTGTACGTTGAATCCGGGTGAAGTGCTGTTTTTGCCCGTGGGCTGCTGGCATTTCGTGGAAGGGCTGGATATTTCGGTGACGGTGTCGTTTACCAACTTCCTGTGGGATAACGACTTCATGACGGAATATCCGCAGCAGCATGCATTTTGATGCTCGGCTGTCCTTTGTCTCTTGTTGCAGCGTGCTCTACGGGGAGAGTTCGGGCATGGCATCTATCCTTTCAACAGAACCACTACGGCCCCCGTCCCACCCTGCATCGGTCGCGCCGATGCGAAGGCAATCACATCATCCCGACGACGCAGCAGACGATCAGTGAGGATTTTCAACACCGGTCCGCCAGCTTTGGATCGCAGACCCTTGCCGTGCACGATGCGTACACAGTGGTAACCGCGTTCGGACGCTTCGGCCAGAAATGCCGCAATGGTTGCCTGCGCCGCCGCGGCATTCATTTGGTGCAGATCGATATCATCCTGCACGCTGTACTGCCCTCGCTTGAGCTGGCGTAGCAGCTTGGGCGCATAGCCGTCACGCAGGTAGCTCAATTCTTCACCAGCTTCCATCAGGCCCGGATCGAACGCCATGTCGAGTAATTCGCCTGGCACCGCCGCTTCATCGGCTTCCAGCATGTAAGGATGCGGCTCGGGCTTGGGCATCGCAGGGGGCGGTGCGACGGGATCGAACTTTCTCACTTCGCCGATCGCCTCGCGAAACAGGCGGCTGTCCTCGTCGTTGACGGTGGCGGGAGTGCGGCGTTTCATGCTGGCTATCCTAAGTAGTGCGGAGGGTTACCATTTCGTGATCATTCGCGCCGATATGAAAGCGGTCGTGAAACCGGCGATCCGCTCGGTTAGACTCCCTTATCCTAAGGAGCGTGCACAGTGTCTGAAGGCTGCATGCGGGCAATGGGTTTTGAACGGATCATGATGCGAGTTTTGGTTTCTAATGACGATGGCGTGGACGCCCCCGGTATCCGCGTACTCGCCGAGCGCCTCGGTGCGGTCGGCCAGGTGACGGTAGTGGCGCCCGACCGGGACCGCTCCGGCGCCAGCAATTCCTTGACGCTCGACGCGCCTATTCGCTCGCTGCGCATGGAGAACGGTTATTACCGCGTGGCCGGTACGCCCACAGACTGCGTGCATCTGGCGCTAGCCGGCATGCTGGATGACGAACCGGATATAGTCGTTTCCGGCATCAACAATACCGCCAATCTCGGCGACGACGTCATTTATTCCGGCACCGTATCGGCCGCGATGGAAGGGCGTTTTCTGGGTCTGCCGGCCATCGCCGTGTCGCTGGCCAGCAAGGATCACAAGGGCGAGCATTACGATTCCGCAGCCAAAGCCGTGCTGCTGCTGATGGAGCGCCTGCTGGTCGATCCGCTGCCGGCCGACACCATTCTCAACGTCAACGTGCCGGACCTGCCCTGGGATGCCATCCGGGGTTTCGAAGTAACGCGACTTGGCAAACGGCATCGCTCCGCGCCGTGCATCAAGCAGACCGATCCACGCGGCAAGACCATCTGGTGGATCGGTCCCTCCGGCGATGTGGACGATGCCGGTCCAGGTACGGATTTCCACGCCGTGCAGCGTGGCTTTATTTCCGTGACGCCCATCCATGTGGATCTCACCCGTTTCCAGGCCCTGGAAAAGGTCAGCAACTGGGTGCAAGCCATCAGTCACGGTATGCCTGGCAACACCGACGGTAAAGCGGCATGACCCATCCCTTGCCGCCCTCTGCATTGAAAGGCGAGGGCATGACCTCGCAACGTGCGCGCGATCGGCTGATTGCCAAGCTGAAAGAAGAAGGCATCCGGGATCAGCACGTGATCGATGTGATGCGCAATCTGCCGCGGCATCACTTCATCGATCAGGCATTGCATACGCGCGCCTACGAAAACACCGCATTGCCGATTGGCCACGGCCAGACCATTTCCCAGCCATGGGTGGTCGCACGCATGACCGAGGCGTTGCTCGAACCCTTCGAGGTCCAATCCGGCCGTCCCAA
The sequence above is a segment of the Dyella sp. M7H15-1 genome. Coding sequences within it:
- a CDS encoding Smr/MutS family protein, giving the protein MKRRTPATVNDEDSRLFREAIGEVRKFDPVAPPPAMPKPEPHPYMLEADEAAVPGELLDMAFDPGLMEAGEELSYLRDGYAPKLLRQLKRGQYSVQDDIDLHQMNAAAAQATIAAFLAEASERGYHCVRIVHGKGLRSKAGGPVLKILTDRLLRRRDDVIAFASARPMQGGTGAVVVLLKG
- the surE gene encoding 5'/3'-nucleotidase SurE, coding for MRVLVSNDDGVDAPGIRVLAERLGAVGQVTVVAPDRDRSGASNSLTLDAPIRSLRMENGYYRVAGTPTDCVHLALAGMLDDEPDIVVSGINNTANLGDDVIYSGTVSAAMEGRFLGLPAIAVSLASKDHKGEHYDSAAKAVLLLMERLLVDPLPADTILNVNVPDLPWDAIRGFEVTRLGKRHRSAPCIKQTDPRGKTIWWIGPSGDVDDAGPGTDFHAVQRGFISVTPIHVDLTRFQALEKVSNWVQAISHGMPGNTDGKAA
- a CDS encoding cupin-like domain-containing protein — protein: MAHVELRTVVHVDNEWRRWIAENLLLDGSPQGIYEQMLRAGIAHEEALRELQQAMASPYVAGAQRLRNRLAKHDWVLDTQRHMNRLRDTEVPRRHKLSREAFLDGYYTAGRPVIITGMMEDWPAMTKWGLDYFKERCGDRDVEIQFGRDSNDQYELHKTAHRKTMLFGDYVELVRNVGRSNNFYMTAYNEGQNRKALDVLWQDIAQMPEYLTSTGLTRGFLWFGPSGTITPFHHDLTNNFMAQVIGRKRVLMMPACEIAHVYNHEHCFTHVDGRQIDLERYPHMRDVQVLSCTLNPGEVLFLPVGCWHFVEGLDISVTVSFTNFLWDNDFMTEYPQQHAF
- a CDS encoding HAD family hydrolase; its protein translation is MNQAINAPATVFLLDVDNTLLDNDRFASDLCAYLVQQFGQEECDRYWSVYEQLRDTVGYADYLGALQHFRRDKDVRPGLLATSTWLLDYPFKERVFPQALSTIDTLNQLGLAVILSDGDIVFQPHKIDRAGIYGASRGEVLIFVHKELALDAMQARYPAAHYVMADDKPNLLAAMKRSLGDKLTTVFVRQGHYAAQAKLASLHPAPDYTIDKIADLQALAAELVHTLA
- a CDS encoding family 16 glycosylhydrolase encodes the protein MQIKKIIVRPVPIAALSLVASLTSIPQLTQATDLPAPKGWVLQWGDNFAGTPGSLPSTTHWRVDTGHQYPNGPINWGTSEIERFTTHPANLHLDGKGHLLITPQRDANGQWTSGRIETIRDDFTVAEGGMLRMEARIQMPDVTGLKALGYWPAFWALGSNYRTNMKWPDSSEFDIMESVNGLDAVWGILHCGINPGGPCGEPIGIGSRLPCPHEACTAGPHTFTFEWNRSVSPEQLRWFVDGQLVNQVAENQMPAETWREITRQRGHFMLLDVAMGGGFSFVMAGWKPTPTPDTEPGHSMVVDYVAVWTKPGNGQKVPAPPEMAEDASKQGSASTKR
- a CDS encoding S-(hydroxymethyl)glutathione dehydrogenase/class III alcohol dehydrogenase translates to MKSRAAVAFAPGKPLEIVEIDVAPPKAGEVLVKITHTGVCHTDAFTLSGDDPEGIFPAVLGHEGGGIVMEVGEGVTTLKPGDHVIPLYTAECGQCKFCLSGKTNLCQAVRATQGKGLMPDGSTRFSYQGKPVYHYMGTSTFSEYTVVPEISLAKIDERAPLEKVCLLGCGVTTGIGAVHNTAKVELGATVAVFGLGGIGLAVIQGAVQAKAGRILAIDTNPAKFELAREMGATDVINPKDHDKPIQDVIVAMTDGGVDYSFECIGNVDVMRAALECCHKGWGESIIIGVAGAGKEIHTRPFQLVTGRVWRGSAFGGVKGRSQLPGMVRQAMRGEIRLDPFITHTLPLERINEAFDLMHEGKSIRTVIHF
- a CDS encoding PHB depolymerase family esterase, with the translated sequence MSLERLEHRACFRTLVPLISFTFAAVVNAAGAVGGQPTCSATGTPPLQTVEPVTERPSCKDGQVLSFDQNGVTRYACLSLPPHTAAGAMKWPMIVYLHGSMTTPDSLYRDGRALYELSRDYPLSAHVGTKGFILLAPEGRRAKPWASDSPHTGTGFHWDEWQRDPSKNLDVQAIDHFIDQVVAMGLVDAKQIYVFGWSNGANMAVLYGAWRADRIAAVGQYAGADPWQRTPCPVDMPQGRQVPLTLLRNMCDALATCSVTSSWSDTLDKQHWPLRRVDLSLDGKDAGPNAQCVLRCGKARGLYEHIRWPQETVLADGMLEFFKEHPLP